One Campylobacter showae CSUNSWCD DNA window includes the following coding sequences:
- the fbaA gene encoding class II fructose-bisphosphate aldolase — MGVLDVVKAGVLSGDDVTRLYKYAKEQGFAIPAVNVVGSDSVNAVLEAAKTANSPVIIQFSNGGAGFYAGKACGNADVLGAVAGAQHVHLLAKAYGVPVILHTDHAARKLLPWIDELVKFSREYKKAHGVPLFSSHMLDLSEESLEENLSTCEKYLKELSELGISLEIELGVTGGEEDGVDNTGVDNALLYTQPEDVAQAYERLSKISDRFSIAASFGNVHGVYKPGNVVLRPEILKNSQAYVADKFKTPTDKPVNFVFHGGSGSELKDIKNAVSYGVIKMNIDTDTQWAFWDGVREYEAKNRAYLQGQIGNPEGEDKPNKKYYDPRKWLRSGEESMVKRLLTAFEDLNCLNRN; from the coding sequence ATGGGTGTTTTAGACGTAGTAAAAGCCGGCGTTTTAAGCGGCGATGACGTAACTAGGTTGTATAAATACGCAAAGGAGCAGGGCTTTGCCATACCTGCGGTAAACGTGGTCGGAAGCGACTCGGTAAATGCCGTTTTAGAGGCGGCAAAGACGGCTAACTCACCCGTTATCATCCAATTTAGTAACGGCGGAGCCGGCTTTTATGCTGGCAAAGCTTGCGGGAACGCCGATGTACTAGGCGCAGTAGCAGGCGCGCAACACGTGCACCTGCTAGCTAAGGCTTACGGCGTGCCCGTGATCCTGCACACCGATCACGCGGCTAGAAAGCTACTGCCTTGGATCGACGAGCTGGTTAAATTTAGCCGCGAATACAAAAAGGCTCACGGCGTGCCGCTTTTTAGTTCGCATATGCTTGATCTTAGCGAAGAGAGCTTGGAGGAAAATTTAAGCACTTGCGAGAAGTATCTAAAAGAGCTTAGCGAGCTTGGTATTAGCCTAGAGATCGAGCTTGGCGTAACTGGCGGCGAAGAGGACGGCGTGGATAATACGGGCGTTGATAACGCGCTTTTATATACGCAGCCAGAAGACGTCGCGCAGGCTTATGAACGACTAAGTAAAATCAGCGATAGATTTAGTATAGCGGCGAGCTTTGGCAACGTTCACGGCGTTTATAAGCCGGGCAACGTCGTGTTGCGACCGGAAATTTTGAAAAACTCGCAAGCTTATGTCGCGGATAAATTTAAAACTCCGACCGATAAACCCGTAAATTTCGTCTTTCACGGCGGAAGTGGCAGTGAGCTAAAAGATATCAAAAATGCTGTAAGCTACGGCGTTATTAAGATGAACATTGACACTGATACTCAGTGGGCATTTTGGGACGGTGTGCGCGAGTATGAGGCTAAAAATAGAGCATACTTGCAAGGCCAGATCGGCAACCCAGAGGGTGAGGATAAGCCAAATAAAAAATACTACGATCCGCGCAAATGGCTACGGAGCGGCGAGGAGTCGATGGTAAAGCGCCTATTAACCGCTTTTGAAGATTTAAACTGCTTAAATAGAAATTAA
- a CDS encoding MotA/TolQ/ExbB proton channel family protein yields the protein MEPKKEARNDNFTDLALPEVKGRQSFFVYTKIIFLPTAIYIVALLGFFGYIDFQIGLHTVVMMGIIWVISLIFAKNSAELACCYFEQSGADFKRNLKEYIIKHLLVIGKDTKSNAGFDEFVAYYTRNLRNENFASVGAGIFPMLGILGTFISIAVSMPEFNSSNTTELETEISTLLSGVATAFYVSIYGIFLALWWIFFEKYGTSKFETLVRRQKNATSGFFWTKEELDRRYLQENLRHFEKIGVIFEHVSNAEFFEELDKTIEAKFKTFTNILKNEEEAVKLSGEHIKQTMNTLLKSSKDQKDLIKVHAEILNVINKFNGNIKDMQLKFAEQYNRLYDVGGERIAKLEKSVGELEYNVKNFSESLSKFSSEILEKQKLAMDGFKESLIDGVQAFKKAFDDEAIGAYDDNSALIEGLKQDIDELDKEANEILQTIEKASMLDENA from the coding sequence ATGGAACCCAAAAAAGAAGCGAGAAACGATAATTTCACTGATTTGGCGTTGCCTGAGGTAAAAGGCAGGCAATCTTTTTTCGTATATACGAAAATCATATTTTTGCCGACGGCGATATATATCGTCGCGCTTCTTGGGTTTTTTGGGTATATAGATTTTCAAATCGGCCTACACACGGTCGTTATGATGGGTATTATTTGGGTGATTTCGCTAATCTTTGCTAAAAATAGCGCCGAGCTTGCTTGTTGTTATTTTGAGCAAAGCGGAGCTGATTTCAAGCGAAATTTAAAAGAATACATCATCAAACATCTTTTAGTGATCGGTAAAGATACGAAATCAAATGCCGGTTTTGATGAATTTGTCGCCTACTATACTAGAAATTTACGTAATGAAAATTTCGCTTCCGTGGGTGCGGGCATCTTCCCGATGCTGGGTATTTTGGGAACATTTATCAGTATCGCGGTTTCTATGCCGGAGTTTAACTCTTCAAATACTACCGAGCTCGAAACTGAAATTTCAACCCTTCTTAGCGGCGTAGCGACTGCGTTTTACGTCTCTATTTACGGTATTTTTCTAGCGCTTTGGTGGATATTTTTTGAAAAATATGGAACGAGCAAATTTGAAACGCTAGTGCGAAGACAGAAAAACGCTACGAGCGGCTTTTTCTGGACGAAAGAGGAGCTTGATAGAAGATATTTGCAAGAGAATTTAAGACACTTTGAAAAGATCGGAGTGATCTTTGAGCACGTTAGTAATGCCGAGTTCTTTGAGGAGCTGGATAAGACTATCGAGGCTAAATTTAAAACTTTTACAAATATCTTGAAAAACGAAGAAGAAGCTGTCAAGCTAAGCGGCGAACACATCAAGCAAACGATGAATACGCTGCTAAAATCCTCGAAAGATCAAAAAGATCTTATCAAAGTCCATGCCGAAATCTTGAACGTTATCAATAAATTTAACGGTAACATCAAAGATATGCAACTAAAATTTGCCGAGCAGTACAACCGTCTCTATGATGTGGGCGGCGAGCGTATCGCAAAGCTCGAAAAGAGCGTGGGCGAACTAGAGTATAATGTTAAAAATTTCAGTGAGTCTCTTTCTAAATTTAGTAGTGAAATCTTAGAAAAACAAAAACTTGCAATGGATGGCTTTAAAGAGAGCTTAATTGACGGCGTACAGGCATTTAAAAAGGCTTTTGACGACGAAGCAATCGGAGCTTATGATGATAATAGCGCGCTCATTGAAGGGCTAAAGCAAGACATCGACGAGCTTGATAAAGAGGCGAATGAGATCTTGCAAACCATCGAAAAGGCGAGTATGCTAGATGAAAACGCGTAA
- a CDS encoding OmpA family protein, with translation MKTRNENKSGDQTFWISYADLMAGLMFVFMLIIGAVVVKYVLSQSDLAKLQKDLSEREKQIASSQSELVRKENVIKEIFSNLDRAKSENKELADINRLVNEMLEGVKKEKNELTNLTQTYEINLNDANKTIADLQDRVLQLGQILAQKDEALNELNAKYGDEISKFTALEEDFNKTKDKIKDISSLRSNVISNLRAKLGNKVSIDPSSGVVSLPESILFDTGSYELRDEAKARLKEILQTYFEAILNNEEIAKHIDRIVIEGHTNSVGSYMYNLDLSQKRAYSVLDFIYSWNKDKRLEHYLIASGRSFSDLVMKNGKEDPDASRRIEIKFSISDKESMKEMQDLLERQNQKHSKD, from the coding sequence ATGAAAACGCGTAACGAGAACAAAAGCGGAGACCAGACCTTTTGGATATCGTATGCGGACCTGATGGCTGGGCTGATGTTTGTTTTTATGCTCATCATCGGCGCCGTTGTCGTAAAATACGTCCTTAGCCAAAGCGATCTGGCAAAACTACAAAAAGACTTAAGCGAGCGTGAAAAGCAAATCGCCTCGTCTCAAAGCGAGCTCGTTCGTAAAGAAAATGTCATAAAAGAAATTTTTTCAAATTTGGACCGCGCAAAGAGCGAAAATAAAGAGCTTGCCGACATAAACAGGCTCGTAAACGAGATGCTTGAAGGCGTCAAAAAAGAGAAAAACGAACTCACGAATTTAACCCAAACCTACGAGATAAATCTAAACGACGCGAATAAAACTATCGCGGATTTGCAGGATAGAGTGCTGCAGCTGGGGCAAATTTTAGCGCAAAAAGATGAGGCGCTAAATGAGCTAAATGCAAAATACGGCGATGAAATCTCAAAATTTACCGCACTGGAAGAGGATTTTAACAAAACAAAAGACAAGATAAAAGACATCAGCTCGCTTCGCTCAAATGTCATATCAAATTTACGCGCTAAGCTTGGAAACAAGGTCAGTATAGATCCAAGCTCGGGTGTCGTGTCGCTGCCTGAGTCTATACTTTTTGACACGGGATCTTATGAACTAAGAGACGAAGCAAAGGCACGTCTAAAAGAAATCTTGCAGACTTATTTTGAGGCGATTTTAAATAACGAAGAGATCGCAAAACACATCGACAGGATCGTGATCGAGGGGCATACAAACTCCGTTGGTAGCTACATGTACAACCTTGATCTGTCGCAAAAGCGCGCGTATTCGGTACTAGACTTTATCTACTCGTGGAACAAAGACAAGCGCCTAGAGCACTATCTCATCGCTAGCGGACGTAGCTTTAGCGATCTGGTGATGAAAAATGGCAAAGAAGACCCCGACGCCTCAAGGCGCATCGAGATCAAATTTTCGATCTCGGACAAAGAGTCGATGAAAGAGATGCAAGATCTCTTGGAGCGGCAAAATCAAAAGCATTCAAAAGACTAA
- a CDS encoding peptidylprolyl isomerase yields MNKILFASLSLAAALSLSAAEYATVNGTKVTDKDVAFTLAAMPGVTLEQLPKDTQKKVIDETINRKLLLEEAKKSGLDKSDEYKAALEELKNNLVLDLWMKRIFDNIKVSEGEISDFYNKNKAEFAVPAQVRAKHILVATEKDANDIIAALKGLKGDELVKKFEELAKSKSTDQGSAANGGELGWFGQSQMVKPFADAAFALKKGEVTQKPVKSNFGYHVILKEDSKAAGTVGLNEVKPQIEGNLKMEKFRNDIRKRGDELRSKAKVEYK; encoded by the coding sequence ATGAATAAAATTTTATTCGCATCTCTTAGTTTGGCTGCGGCTCTAAGCCTAAGTGCGGCGGAGTACGCCACTGTAAACGGAACAAAAGTAACCGATAAGGACGTAGCTTTCACGCTTGCTGCGATGCCTGGCGTAACCCTAGAGCAACTACCTAAAGATACTCAAAAAAAGGTGATCGACGAAACTATTAATAGAAAACTACTTTTAGAAGAGGCTAAAAAGAGCGGACTAGATAAGAGCGACGAATACAAAGCTGCGCTTGAAGAGCTAAAAAATAACCTTGTGCTTGATCTTTGGATGAAGAGAATTTTTGACAATATCAAAGTTAGCGAAGGCGAGATCAGCGACTTTTATAACAAAAATAAAGCCGAATTTGCCGTGCCTGCACAAGTAAGAGCTAAACATATCCTAGTGGCTACTGAAAAAGACGCAAACGATATAATAGCTGCGCTAAAAGGTCTAAAAGGCGACGAGCTGGTTAAAAAATTCGAAGAGCTAGCTAAATCTAAATCTACCGATCAAGGTTCTGCGGCTAACGGCGGCGAACTAGGATGGTTTGGCCAATCTCAAATGGTAAAACCTTTCGCGGACGCTGCATTTGCACTTAAAAAAGGCGAAGTAACTCAAAAACCTGTTAAATCAAATTTCGGCTACCACGTAATCCTAAAAGAGGATAGTAAAGCTGCCGGTACCGTGGGTCTAAACGAGGTTAAACCTCAAATAGAGGGCAACCTAAAGATGGAGAAATTTAGAAACGATATCAGAAAAAGAGGCGACGAGCTTCGCTCAAAAGCTAAAGTAGAATATAAATAA